Part of the Lolium rigidum isolate FL_2022 chromosome 6, APGP_CSIRO_Lrig_0.1, whole genome shotgun sequence genome, CTTGCACAAGATCATACAAGATCAAACGAGCCAATTAATTCGACGACAAGGGAGGCGGGGGAGGAAGCAAAGGGTTCGCCGTAGCCGGCACctgagaggaggaagaagcttaATCTGAGAATGATCGGGTGGGGGGACTTGTACAAGGTGTTGGCCGCGACCGTGCCGCTCTACTTCGCCCTGTTCCTCGGCTACGGCTCGGTGCGGTGGTGGCGCATCTTCACGCGGGAGCAGTGCGACGCCGTGAACCGGCTCGTCGCCTTCTTCGCACTCCCCTTCTTCACGTTCGAATTCACGCTCCACACCGACCCGTTCGAGGTCAACTACCGCGCCGTCGCCGCGGACGTCATCTCCAAGGCCGTCATCGTGGCCGTCATCGCTATCTGGGCCaggttcttcctctccggcgcCGGCAAGGGAAAGGGCGGCACCGCCGGGAGCTGGTGCATCACCGGCTTCTCCCTCTCCACGCTAACGAACTCGCTCGTCGTGGGAGTGCCGATGTTGCGGGCCATGTACGGCGAGTGGGCGCAGCAGCTCGTCGTGCAGCTTTCTGTCTTTCAGGCCATCGTCTGGCTCACGCTGCTGCTCTTCGTGCTCGAGGTCCGGAAGGCCGCCATCGGCATGTACGTCGACGTCGCCAAGCAGAGCGTCGTGGTCCACGACGCCATACCCGAGTCGCCGGTCAAGGCCGACGTCGAGGCGGCCGTCGGCAGCGTCGATGAGGCGGCTGGTGTCGTGGCGGTGACCGTCAGCGGCAAGCCTTCGGTGTGGAGACTGGTGAAGACGGTGGCCCACAAGCTGGCGCGCAACCCGAACACGTATGCAAGCTTCGTCGGCATCACCTGGGCCTGTGTTGCCAACAGGTACGTGCACTCTGACGTGTAGCTCACCATGCAGATGCGTGCATGCTCATCGATCGCCCCTAACAAACTAATGCTAGCTCCACAAACCCTTGCTCAGTATTATTCTGATATCTCATCTCGCGTATACACGATCAGCTAGGAAATGCACTACCATTTTTTCTTGCAGCTAATCTATCTACCCTCTCgatcgaaatcaaaacccagcttTGAGTACTTAGATAAGTATAGTCCTCTCGATCCCTTTTATATGGCCATCAACACTCTATTCACCCCAACGCTGTGAATCTAGTATAGTTGTCTAGTTGAGCCACTCGATCAACATGAAAATGGTCACACAATTTGTCTTTTGTCTTTTCTGCTCTCCAAATGCATGCATGGTAGATAGGGAATGCAATTTGGTACCCTGCCAAAAAGTTCGAATAACTTTGTGTGCTTTCTGAATTAATTAGCTTAATTGGCATGCAGGCTACACATCGAGCTGCCAAGTGTCCTGGAGAACTCGGTGCTCATCATGTCCAAGTCAGGCACAGGAATGGCCATGTTCAGCATGGGTGAGCCATAAACAATAACTCTATATATACTTGTGCAAAACCGTGCCCATTTTATCCAGATGTATGTGCACTGCTAGCTAGTACGTGTTAATCTTAATCGCTGAGGTATCGTATAGTTATCGCTTCCCTAGCTTCACATCACTACTTGCATGTTTCAATCCGTATCTAATACCCCATCTGGTAGTAATACATATTCCTACAGATAATTACCCAAAAGAAATACGACGAATTAATTCTACATAAAAAGTAGCAGAATATTTACAGAGGAACCGATCCATCAAAAGGCACAGGCTGCAGGTTCTATCTGTACGTTGCATGCATGGTGTGGTCGACAGCAACTTAAAACAACAGCTAAAGGCGAAAGTAAAAAAAATAGAATATTTGCCAGAGAAACTTAAATTAAGATATTATTCTACTTTCAAAGTAATTAAGAGATTATTCTAGAGTACTCCGTTGTACTGTGAAGTGTGACTCACGTAGCTAACTTTTTGGAGCACGTGCGTCGTTTTCTCTCTACAGGATTGTTCATGGCGCAGCAGGAGAAGATCCTGGCGTGCGGGACGAGCTTTGCGGCGCTAGGTTTGGCCCTCAAGTTCGCCCTCGGGCCGGCCGCCATGGCCATCGGCTCCATCGCCGTCGGCCTTCGGGGAGACGTCCTCCGCGTCGCCATCATACAGGCACGTAACCGAATCAGTAACCGCCCCCTCAATTAATTCTTCTATACTCCAAGCACTTACAGTACTAGTGGTCTCGCACTTTTGTTAAGCTCAGACTGGCATATATACTTGCTCCACCACCAGGCGCCCTTAAGCTTCCTTGTTCAATAAATTAAAACTTTGACTATGATTTATAATTATAATATATCTATATAATttatatgaatatatatgaaaTAAAAAGATTTGTAAAACAAATGCAACGACATACTCCATTATTTATGCATTCTATAATATAATATATTTGTGGTCAAAGTCATGCATCAAAGATCGTGTGAAAAAAGTGCTTTATATTTTGGGACAGAGCGGGACTACTGCCTCAATCCGCAAGTAGCTGACGTGCTAAAATTCGTGCTGTCCGATCTTGCAAGTTTTAACTAATTagcatactccctccgatccctaTTAGTTGACTCTAGTATGAATGTATTTAGATACATTTTTGTTCTAGATATATTCATATTGatggcaagtaatatgaattgtGTATAAAATATTTGAGTTAGGCAAGTAAAAAATATTACCAATAGAACGGTAATATAATATGTATGATTAACCATTTGACTAAAACATTTGCACAAAAGTAATTAAAGATCAAGAACTGTTTTAAATCCAAAATGAGAGATGTTATATTCTAAAAGACGTGGTATCTTTTTGAACTTCTAGCTCTAGACTGTTTCCTGACACCTGAGAAAAAAAAATACTTTGGTTAATGCCACGTAGAGTTGGTAGTATGCTGATGTCAATGCatccggctagacatgcaagttaTAGACTGCTGTCGAGATTTTACCACTTTACAGCAAAGTCACCGAACTTCACTTGACCATAAAGAAAACGTATCTAGCTTAGCCGGAGCTTTTCGGTCCATTTACTGCCCACACTTTAAACAAAGGATCACGAAAGTCATCTACCATAATAGCATTTCCCCGACATTAGATTCGCATCCAAAGGAAAATATTACCGCAGAAAGCCGACCAAAGGTTTTGTTTAGTCCAAGAAACAAAAGCATAGCTAGGTTAGGTATGATCAATTCAAGACCACAAACACAAATGTTCAACCCCTACGTGAGATTCTGAGTCTTAGTTTATCAGCACCAGTGCACCACTAACCTCACCACTTTGGGCTTTAAGGCCAACGCTGCTTCCAGAGCCACAAACATGAAGCAAATGCGTAAAAGCTAAGCATGCACCAAAAGAGCAACACCAGATTAATAATAAATCTACAATCGTTCAAAACAATAGTTGTGCAATTTCACGCAGCAGAGTTATCATCTTGGTCATCTAGCTTGGTCTTGTTTAAGAGAATTCAAATCATGCACAGACAAAGGTCAACAACTGAAAAACATAGGTGAACTCATGAGCCATATCCAAGAACATGGGACACAAACCGATGATTGTCATTTGTTGTCCAGAGACATTTAACATCACTTTAGGCACTGTCTTATCCATGGAAAGTATTGGCCTTCAATGGGGCGGCACAGCTTCTCTTTTTCATACCAAGAAGAGTGCATGTCCCTATTGGCTATTGATGTGCCACATTTTGACGCGAAAACATGGAGGAGATCATTGAAATCAGTCGGGAATCAAGAGTGTGCTTAAAATAAAGGAAAGTTTGTTCAGATAAAGTGCAAGCAAGGGCACAGCACCTGTTTTGGCATGGTCTAGAGCCTGGCCCATATGATGTAGTCATCCTCTGAGCAAAGTCCAAAACAGCAAGTCATTAGCGACCACTCATCAGATGCTTATCGCATAGGCATGGATCAGACTAAACTGTAAGTTAAACACTACACCCATATAGTAATATGGAAAGTTCCACAACATAATGAGGTTCAGGGTTTTTAAAACCTGTAGTTGCCATTGTGGAGTTGGCACTTAGACGATGCACCAAGTTAGTCCTACTCCTCATCATGTCAGCTAATGCACACTTCACTGGAGATGAGTTAGACTCATCTGAATCAGTAATAATTTTGATGTGGACCGGGGTTAAAGAAGAATTTGTCCTCTTTGATGCCCGACTGATATCCATGTCATAATACCCCGTTTTGCCACTTCCAACCCTATatataacataataaatagacGCGAAGTGGTGCAGTTTTGCTTTGGTGAGACAACCACTACTGATTATTAAGGTATACATCGCTTCAAGTTACCAAACTGGAGGTAACAGGGGGGAATTTTACTGTGAAAACTATCCTCGGAAATAGTCTGAACATAGTTGTGGTCTCCAAGAATTTGTGGCCTAAACAAGAGGGAGGATAGTGGTAAAACTATAATCTGGTAGGTGATGGTAGGGTTAAGTTGGTTCGATCTCGTGTATCAAGAAAATGTTTTGTATATCtttccttttcatttttgaaAACAAGATTTGGCACTCTCCTAAATTCAACTTAGACCACTAAATTACGTATATAGTTAAGAAATACCAAATCACAATAATTTTAAAGTTTTTCCAACAATAGACCTAATTGTACCGCTTTTGGAGCTTTCAAAGTCTAAATCTTGAAATATGTTGGCGTATTAAAAAGAATCAGTAGAGGTCACAATAATTTTAAAGTTTTTCCGACTATAGACCTAATGGTACCGCTTTTGGAACTTTCAAAGTATAAATCTTGAAATATATTGGCGTATTAAAAAGAAACAGCAGAGGTATTTCACTATAATGTTGATGTCATTTTTTCTGAGACTAAATAAGGAATATAACCTGACTAAGCTTTGTCTGAACATTCTGCAGGCTGCACTACCTCAATCAATCACGTCATTCATATTTGCAAAAGAATACGGGCTGCATGCTGACGTCCTAAGTACTGCGTAAGTATTTGGAACTAATTACAATCTACAAATAGATGAAGGCAAATTCTTATGCAAACAGCAATTTCTTAGCCTCACACCATTTTGTTGTTAAATTTTGCAGGGTGATTTTTGGGATGCTTGTCTCGCTGCCATTGCTAGTAGGACTTTATATAGTCTTAGAGCTAATTAGGTAGACGCAGAGACTTGGATACATCAGGAGCAAGCATAGATTTCCACTAAAGCTGCCCGAACATAAATGCTGACAACGGATGTAATGAAATATCTCATAACTACATTCCTCATCCCATAAAACTGCAGTGGTAGTTATCTGAGTGCTATGGAATACTCTTAACACAACAAGAAGGCTTACTTATTTTGTTATTCAAAAGAATGTATTACAAGAATGTTTGGTTCTGGGTCTGATTTCTCAGTGTTGTGCCATTGATTTTTACAGTGTACAACAGTTAAAAACGGCATTTATGCAGGATAACGCAGAACAAACAAAGTAAATATAAGTTTCAACAGTATTACCTCAGTATACGTTTGATTGCATTGCCTAGCTCTTCACCACGATCCTCCTGTGCATGGTGTCCTGCCTACAAGATAAGTCATCATACCAAAAAATTAAATCTAACAACACACAAGGTGAAGAAAAAAAATCTAGACATCAaattaaacaaaagaacatgtgtTGTATATCCCCCCACACAACCCAAAATCACGTATGACTAACACGAGGAAACATGAATATAATCTGAAAAGGTAGTAGTTTAATTTACTTTGATTCACTTTCATTGTCGTTTAAGAAGTATTTTGGACATAATGACTTTCAATTTCATTTTGTGAGAAGAGTATAGAAACAAACCATGGGAAGCTCCACAAACTTGTGTTTTAGGCCATCACAAAAATCTGCCACCCCATCGTATGTGAGCCAACGATCTCTCATGCCCCAACATATTGTTGTCTTTGTATTCCATGAGTCACTCGCTAATATGCTCCTCATGGATTCGATGTAGCCCTGTACTAAAACAGCCAGTTTAGAAGATTTAAATTTAACAAAGCCATAGCAAGAAGATAGATGAGCAAACTACCTTAAGATCCTTTCCCAGAGCCCTTGTTATTGCATTCAGTGCAAAACCAGATGAACCTGAGACAAGGTATGGCCTTCTATATACAGTAGCATCCTCCTCCTTCATCATATATGGGCCACTACTAGTCAAGGCCTTATCACTAGCCCTGAGAGGATCCTGGAAGAATTCAAACGAAAAACTAAATTTAAAAACACAAAGCAATGTGGTTATATAGGGTCCAGACAAAATTGGCATCATAGGTGCTAACCTGGGAAAATATCTCGCCCAACAAAAAGTTGCTGAAACATGCAAGGGTAGATGGAAGCTTTGCATGTTTGTCAGTTATCTATAATATGAGACATCCTGTGATCAGACTGTAACTCTTAAAACATAATGAAGCCTTAAACTCATAAAAAATGAAGCCTGCAACTCTTAATGAATAGTGAAGCTTTAGAAGGCGAAATTATGTACCTCGCCAAAATGCATGTGCAAAATATACGCTAAGAAAACTCACCGGTGGATTAACTAGTATAAGATGGTTCAACTTGTCTTGATGTTCGTTAGCATATTTGACCACAATTGGAGCGAAGTAGCCCTGCAAGTTTTTACATTCTTGTATTAAAGAAAACCTCCCACATACATTAACGAACACCCTTATTATGAGAAGCACCTGAACAACGATGGAGAGCTTGCCAGGAGCAACAGCATCGATTAGCGATTCCAGGGCTGAGGTATATTCTGGAACATAGCACTTCACATTACTAAGTAGTTCAACACTAGGTGTTCGAATACTATATAGATCATTTTACCATCCAGAGTGTAGTCAAAACCATATTTAGGTTGAGGTTTGTCTGAGAATCCAAAACCTGCAGATACAAAGTTTTTTTGTTCTGAACTTCGATAAATATCTAGCAGTTGCTAATTGTGCGAACAGGGCagcaaaataaacagaaaaggacCTGGTTATTTATTAGTCTGTAAAACCGATAATGGGTTTTACAAAAGGGGAATAATATAGAGTGGTATCTGCCTAACTGGGAACACAAATCAAATCTATCTCTTATGTTCTTGGGTTCTGATCTCAAGTTGTCAACAGAGACTGATAACTGGTACAAAGTAATGGACCAATATTTTTCCAGAATGTGTTTTGTCAACATATGTGTGACATAGCTTTTCTCTGCCAACTGATGTGATTATTCTGCATTTATCCAGCACCAAAAGAGGTTTGTAACTCACCAAGCCAATCAAAAGCAATGGAGCGATACTTGTCTGATAGTACAGGTAGCACCTTTCGGTAAGAGTATGCCTGTAATACAAAAAAGACTAAAAGCTCAGCCATTGTCAGCAATGCAAAGAAATAAAATGGGGCAAACAGCCACCTAAAAACCCACCTGAGATGGAAAGCCATGAATTAGAAGGACCGTGGGATTAGAAGAGCTCCCCGTCTCCACACAAAACCAGCTGAAACACAATTGAGTACATAGAAGAACTATGATCTCTGCGCTGTATTAATATGCTTCTCGTATGCAAGACAACTTATATAGTTAACTTGCCTGAAAACATCATCCGAAGATTGCGATCCCTTACCCATGGTGAGACCAAAGAAGGGATCCTTTGCCTTCTCTTTGCTGCCATATAATGCATGAGCTTTTACCTGCAAAATGTTGAATAATTCATCAAAAATTCAACCGCATCTCAGAAAAATCAGTTATCAGCACAGGTGTACACTCAAATCGCTGGCTCAAAGTAGAACGGTCAGACAATTGATGTGTCAATAGTTCATGGTACATTAGCACGACACAAAATTGGCAGATGAAAGGTGCGAAATCCAAAGATGTATCAAACTAAAAATGGTGTGCACTGATCAGAGTAAAACAACAGAGCAGAACAGAGTGAAAGAGTGATCGCATCATACCATTCTCCCCTGAGCGAACCACTCGTCCGACTTACTCGGGCCTTCGGCTTCCGCATACTTCCCTGCATCAATCCCCACACAGAAACAACATCATCATAGTTAGCTATGCAAGCAAAATAGCCGACAGGAACCCAGCCAAACTTTTGCGCCCAATAATTCCCCACGGGCCCACACCCACACAGGCCCTAACTCACCGCCGCTGAAAGAGAAGCCGTCTCCGATGTCGTCGTCGACATACAAATCCTACAGTAAGCACAAAATTACATCAGAATCAAGCCACAGATCACAAATGTGGCCGCGGGCGCGGGAGAACCTGATCGTCGGGGCGAGCCGCGCGGCGCCAGCAGGGGAGGGGCTTctgggggcggaggaggaggcggcgggagaGGGCGGTGTGGAAGCGcggggcggcgagcggcggcgccatgggagGTCGGCGGGTGCCATGGGGGATCGGATTCTGCTGGGGTTTTGGAGGGAGACGACGTGGTGGGGCAGGAGGGGATAGGGTTTGGTTGGTTCGGGGCCTGCTGCTCCTCCCGCCACAGTTCTAACGGCTCTGATCCAGAAACCTAAACTTATATGGGTCCCCTTTGTCGGTGCTTCTACGATGGGGGCGGCTAGCTTACTCACCCAAATAATCGATTTTCGATGTTAGTACGGGTTAGGGAGGGGAAGAACACCTATTGTCGTCGTACAAGGAGGGGACGAGGAGCACTACCGTCTCGCCGCTGAAGAGGAGGGGGAAGGAGAACATCTGTGTTGCACCGCTGGAGAGGAGGGGGAAGGAGAGCACCGCCTTACACCGTCGCACTGTCGGAGACCAACTCCACCTTCCTCACATGTCGGCCGCCACCACCATGGTCGGGGTACGGTTTGCCCCCACGCTGCCTTGCCACCCCAGTATGTCAAAAGCACCTCCCACTGCCTTCTCCTACACCAGTGATCCACCGATTCCCAAGGCCATCCCCTNNNNNNNNNNNNNNNNNNNNNNNNNNNNNNNNNNNNNNNNNNNNNNNNNNNNNNNNNNNNNNNNNNNNNNNNNNNNNNNNNNNNNNNNNNNNNNNNNNNNgaagtccgagggagagacgaagtggggccacgaggtggcgacaccacagggcggcgcggcctgggccttggccgcgcggccctggtgtgtgggcccctcgcgtcgcctcttgacctgcccttccgcctacaaatagtcttcgtcgcgaaacccccagtaccgagagccacgatacggaaaaccttccagagacgccgccgccgccaatcccatctcgggggattcgggagatcgcctccggcacctgccggagaggggaatcatctcccggaggactcttcaccgccatggtcgcctccggagtgatgagtgagtagttcacccctggactatgggtccatagcggtagctagatggttgtcttctccttatgtgcttcattgtcggatcttgtgagctgcctaacatgatcaagatcatctatctgtaatactatatgttgtgtttgtcgggatccgatggatagagaatactatgttatgttgattatcaatctattacctatgtgttgtttatgatcttgcatgctctccgttattagtagaggctgcggccaagtttttactcttaactccaagagggagtatttatgctcgatagtgggttcatgcctccattaaatgcgggacggtgacggaaagttctaaggttgtggatgtgcttgttgccactagggataaaacattgatgctatgtccaaggatgtagttattgattacattacgcaccatacttaatgcaattgtctgttgtttgcaacttaatactggaaggggttcggatgataacctgaaggtggactttttagtcatagatgcatgctggatagtggtctatgtactttgtcgtaatgcccaattaaatctcacaatactcatcatatcatgtatgtgcatggtcatgccctctctatttgtcaattgcccgactgtaatttgttcacccaacatgctatttatcttatgggagagacacctctagtgagctgtggaccccggtccattcttttacatcgaatacaatctacttgcaatacttgttctactgttttctgcaaacaatcatcatccacactatacatctaatcctttgttacagcaagccggtgagattgacaacctcagctgtttcgttggggcaaagtactttggttgtgttgtgcgggttccacgttggcgtcggaatccctggtgttgcgccgcactacatcccgccgccatcaaccttcaacgtgcttcttggctccctcttggttcgataaaccttggtttcttactgagggaaaacttgccgttgtacgcatcacaccttcctcttggggttcccaacggacgcgtgatgtacgcgtatcactgGGCGGAAAAGGTGCAGCGATCAGCGAGGCAGTCATCGTCCGAGCCGAAGCGGCGAAGGGCCGTCTGTTGGATCTCCATAGGCCAGCGGGGCGGCGTCACGGTGGGAGTGGAGGGAGGTTGGGTGGGCCGGTTCCGGTGGGGGGCTGGCCAAGCCAAGGAGGCGTCCTGGGAGAGTGGGAGACGGCGACGGGCAAGGCGACAGGGATCGAGGGAGGCGGCGACCTGGGAAAGGGGAGGTGACGAGCAAGGAGTTCACGACTCTGGACCATAAAATTATTTGGGGTAGTAAAACAATTCTCAGATTTTAGGGTGGGCCACTGCCCACCCGGCCCACCCTGTGTGTCCGCCCATGGTTTTGTCCTCCACTCCTACGATGtttttttccctgaaagaactatgtggctctttggctcatcgtatgatgtatatattttcttatttttccTTTTACTCGGTTTGGtatacatgtccttcacatagaaaacctgagccacatctTTGGCTagaacgaatggttcgtctctgtacccaaaattattgagatccactgttgtcattctgtACAGCTAGTCTatctgaaccccgcctcctgtcagcttgacccatttgcactaaaacaaagggaccttaaaagaaggttcaTAGTCGAGTTTCCATATCTCCTATATGTAGCCATAATATATATGTGTCCTTTTGGCCATTGtcgtttgttgcatcaatgcagacaccactattttggttggtgcaCTTTTTATCTTGCGATCGCGTAAaatgtatttccatttatctcgtacgcttggtaagtcaataTATTCAAAGATGGTGTCctagccaacatgtacagcttcttctggccatcttcgcaagttgggtataataatttcttgtgatcctctaacatctgcTCGAACTttaacctctccttttcagtttcacaatctctctttgcatcagcaatggcccgaccaagatcatcagtggGATCATCTGGTGTCTCCTGATCTTCTGCTTCCAcattgcagtatcaccgtattcagggaaCATATGATAtgtgtcatcatcctcttcttcttctccatttTCTTCCACCATAACCCTTCTTTCTCCATGTTTGGtctaacaattatagctgggcatgaaaacaGACTTAAGTAGTTGGATGTGAAGGGTGTTCGAGGAAGAGTAATCCTTCTTATTCTGacagacaacacataaaacctccCCGTTTGTTTTCCACGGCCATACGGAGAAAACTTTTCAGACCCTCAATGTACTCGTCACTgtgtcggtcaacgtacatccattgtcggctCATCTGCATTATACAATTAAGTACATCAAAAACCTTTACAGAACATCATGAATAATGAAGCGATGTACATCGACACATGGATTTTATCAATAAcggatgaaaggataaagttgttaacctcgatcgaGAAGGAAAAAAGGAGGAGAAACCTTAAGTGTGGCTCGGGCACTTCAGATCATATTTGTTTTATGTGAACCCAAGTGGCAACATGCTTTgagccatttcatcgaacaggtCTTGTGCATAATAAGAGAAAGCAAACCAACATACACCTCTTGTGCTTGAAAAGGAAAAaaactaagtgtggctcacaaccCTGGGCAGGGCTGGGGTATAtataaccgggactaaaggtgatcACGGCCTGCTGCACCCACCGAAtttcctttagtcccggttggtatcaccaaccgggactaaaggtcccgatCTAACCAGGCCTAGAGGTAGCTGCGTGTCCTAGCCGTTGGAACCGAGACTATTCTTAGCAATAGTCCCAATTCAAAACATGGCCCGAACTAATGCTCCTTGCAGCCCCTAAAAAAAGacccattttctactagtggtggTAGATGCCACGCCGCTCCACACCTTGGCCACCTCATGAGAGCAAGCAAAGATATGTACCCATTACCAAAGCCATCCACTGAACCCTCTGGTCGATATACGACTCCAAAGATGATACTCCCAGGTGGATGTTGTCGTCGACGGTCCCAGCCAATGCCAAAATAAGCTTTCGCTGGCATACTTGCACCAACCGTTACCAGCCGAACCACCGGACCCATACTCGCTAGCATGCCCTCACTAGAGCGTCTGAACCGCTGCCAGGAAGTACCTGCGCACAGCCAAAGCCAGGATCCGGCCCGCACTGCCTAGGTGAGCCGTTAACGGTGGCGGAGGCCACATCATTGAGCCACTGATGCCGGACAGCTCACACACCGAGTCGAGGAAagccacgctgccgccgccaccctccccTATTTGGGCTTTTCCCAGTGACACTGCAACGGCAGTAGCGATACCAGCGGTGGATAGTGGACCCTACATCGATCGCTAGGAGGAATCTCCATATAATTATTAATAAAGCGGGGTTAGCCTTGAAAATAACCAAATCTTCAAACCTGTGACCTGAACAAATCTGTATTCTGGAGTTTGCAGACAACATCATATACCCTAAGAAACAGAAAAAATATATATCAAATATTTCATCGCACACGGAGTTCACAATACCAGGCACGGGCTTTGACATGCCAAAGGAAAAGGCAACAACAGTCTTGAGATATCTGTATTCTTAACCAGCTACAGGTACTTATTTTTAACGACGTCTCAAGTGCCATGGAAACATGGTTCTCAAATTTTTGGGAAAAAACTAAATGGTAACGATAACCTTGTGAAGACTAATTCAGATACAATCCCAAAATGCTGGTGGGGAGAAAGTTCAGATTGGCGCAGCGGCTCTAGTTTGTCGCCGGGAGGTAGAGCCGGTGGAAACCGCGCAGGGTCAGCTTCTTCCGGCAGGTAGGGCACTTTCTCTGAGCCTGGATAGAGGCCTTGATGCAGTTCTCGCAGAAGATGTGGCCGCATATGGTGGACGACGCATCCACCAGCTCGTTCATGCAGACTGGGCAGCTGAACTTTAGTTCCGTTGGGACCTCCTTCGCCTCCATCACCTTGGGATGTTTTCCTGGAAAGAAGGGAGCACAAGCAACTTAGTAAATGGGAAACATGGTCTATAATACAAactagaaaaagaaaacaaatatacatgtgc contains:
- the LOC124659421 gene encoding probable auxin efflux carrier component 5a, whose amino-acid sequence is MIGWGDLYKVLAATVPLYFALFLGYGSVRWWRIFTREQCDAVNRLVAFFALPFFTFEFTLHTDPFEVNYRAVAADVISKAVIVAVIAIWARFFLSGAGKGKGGTAGSWCITGFSLSTLTNSLVVGVPMLRAMYGEWAQQLVVQLSVFQAIVWLTLLLFVLEVRKAAIGMYVDVAKQSVVVHDAIPESPVKADVEAAVGSVDEAAGVVAVTVSGKPSVWRLVKTVAHKLARNPNTYASFVGITWACVANRLHIELPSVLENSVLIMSKSGTGMAMFSMGLFMAQQEKILACGTSFAALGLALKFALGPAAMAIGSIAVGLRGDVLRVAIIQAALPQSITSFIFAKEYGLHADVLSTAVIFGMLVSLPLLVGLYIVLELIR
- the LOC124659422 gene encoding haloalkane dehalogenase 2-like — its product is MAPPLAAPRFHTALSRRLLLRPQKPLPCWRRAARPDDQDLYVDDDIGDGFSFSGGKYAEAEGPSKSDEWFAQGRMVKAHALYGSKEKAKDPFFGLTMGKGSQSSDDVFSWFCVETGSSSNPTVLLIHGFPSQAYSYRKVLPVLSDKYRSIAFDWLGFGFSDKPQPKYGFDYTLDEYTSALESLIDAVAPGKLSIVVQGYFAPIVVKYANEHQDKLNHLILVNPPITDKHAKLPSTLACFSNFLLGEIFSQDPLRASDKALTSSGPYMMKEEDATVYRRPYLVSGSSGFALNAITRALGKDLKGYIESMRSILASDSWNTKTTICWGMRDRWLTYDGVADFCDGLKHKFVELPMAGHHAQEDRGEELGNAIKRILRG